One genomic segment of Pandoraea thiooxydans includes these proteins:
- the glpK gene encoding glycerol kinase GlpK: protein MAEQYILALDQGTTSSRAIVFDRRGHIAASAQKEFQQIYPQPGWVEHDPREIWSTQAGVAAEALAKAGADGRAVAAIGITNQRETTIVWDRATGAPVYNAIVWQDRRTADFCAELKRQGLEDTIRAKTGLLIDAYFSATKIRWILDHVEGARRLAEQGRLAFGTVDTWLIWNFTRGRLHVTDVSNASRTMLFNIHTLAWDDELLEIFDIPRGLLPEVRSSSEIYGHTEGAVFGSEIPLAGIAGDQQAALFGQMCLSPGMVKNTYGTGCFMVMNTGTRPKVSRHHLLTTVAWQIGGEVNYALEGSIFIGGAVVQWLRDGLGIIRRSADIEALAKSVPDSDGLYLVPAFAGLGAPHWNPHARGTMFGATRGTTSAHLARAALDGIAYQTMDVLRAMEADAGLAVQELRVDGGATASDLLMQFQADLLGVAVVRPNITETTALGAAYLAGLAVGYWPDVNALAGQWQLDRRFARRMAEADVDRAVRGWRRAVSAAIAWADG from the coding sequence ATGGCAGAACAATACATTCTGGCGCTCGATCAGGGCACCACCAGTTCGCGTGCGATCGTGTTCGACCGGCGCGGCCACATCGCGGCGTCGGCACAAAAGGAATTCCAGCAGATCTATCCGCAACCGGGCTGGGTCGAGCATGATCCGCGCGAGATCTGGTCGACGCAGGCCGGCGTGGCCGCCGAGGCGCTCGCCAAGGCCGGCGCCGACGGCCGCGCGGTGGCGGCGATCGGCATCACCAACCAGCGCGAGACGACGATCGTATGGGACCGCGCCACCGGCGCGCCGGTCTACAACGCGATCGTCTGGCAAGACCGGCGCACTGCCGATTTCTGTGCCGAGCTAAAGCGGCAGGGACTGGAAGATACCATCCGCGCCAAGACCGGCTTGCTGATCGATGCGTATTTTTCCGCCACCAAGATTCGATGGATTCTCGATCACGTCGAGGGTGCCCGCCGGCTGGCCGAGCAGGGGCGGCTCGCGTTCGGCACGGTCGACACCTGGCTGATCTGGAACTTCACCCGCGGCCGTCTGCACGTGACCGACGTCTCTAACGCGTCGCGCACGATGCTCTTCAATATTCATACGCTGGCCTGGGACGACGAACTGCTCGAAATATTCGACATACCGCGCGGCCTGCTGCCCGAGGTGCGTTCGTCCAGCGAGATCTACGGCCATACCGAAGGGGCGGTGTTCGGCAGTGAGATTCCCTTGGCCGGCATAGCCGGCGACCAGCAGGCGGCGCTGTTCGGCCAGATGTGCCTGAGCCCCGGCATGGTGAAAAACACCTACGGCACGGGCTGCTTCATGGTGATGAATACGGGCACCAGGCCGAAGGTGTCGCGCCATCACCTGCTCACCACCGTGGCGTGGCAGATCGGCGGCGAAGTGAACTACGCGCTCGAAGGCAGTATTTTCATCGGCGGCGCTGTAGTGCAGTGGCTGCGCGATGGCCTGGGCATCATTCGCCGCTCGGCCGATATCGAGGCGCTGGCCAAAAGCGTGCCCGACAGCGACGGCCTGTACCTGGTGCCGGCCTTCGCCGGCCTGGGTGCGCCGCACTGGAATCCGCACGCGCGCGGCACCATGTTCGGCGCCACGCGCGGGACCACCTCGGCCCACCTGGCACGGGCGGCACTCGACGGCATCGCCTACCAGACCATGGACGTGCTGCGCGCGATGGAGGCCGATGCCGGCCTGGCGGTGCAGGAGCTGCGGGTCGACGGCGGCGCCACCGCGAGCGACCTGCTGATGCAGTTCCAGGCCGATCTGCTGGGCGTGGCGGTGGTGCGGCCGAATATCACTGAGACCACCGCGCTGGGCGCCGCCTATCTGGCGGGGCTGGCGGTCGGTTACTGGCCCGACGTGAACGCCTTGGCGGGCCAGTGGCAACTGGACCGGCGTTTCGCACGCCGCATGGCCGAAGCCGACGTCGACCGGGCCGTGCGCGGCTGGCGGCGGGCGGTGTCCGCCGCCATCGCCTGGGCCGACGGTTGA
- a CDS encoding AraC family transcriptional regulator, whose translation MVAHFALLEPVFDAMPDVVFFVKDTEARYVLANRTLAARCGFKDKAALLGKTAEQVFPARFGCIYTAQDKAVIAHGSRLIDQLELHLYPGRQPGWCLTSKLPLHDPHGRILGVAGISRDLQAPEGSHPAYHRLAAVAKYIQDNYAQPLHLAHLAKLANMSVAQIERYFHKIFHLTPRQVLLKTRLDAASSLLAGQTSITDIATLCGYNDHSAFTRQFKATVGLTPSQYRALLHPATA comes from the coding sequence ATGGTCGCGCACTTCGCGCTGCTCGAACCGGTGTTCGATGCAATGCCGGACGTGGTGTTTTTCGTCAAGGACACCGAAGCCCGCTATGTGCTGGCCAATCGCACGCTGGCCGCGCGGTGCGGCTTCAAGGACAAGGCGGCGTTGCTGGGCAAGACCGCCGAGCAGGTATTCCCGGCACGCTTCGGCTGCATCTATACCGCGCAGGACAAAGCGGTGATTGCGCACGGCAGCCGGCTGATCGACCAGTTGGAGCTGCACCTGTACCCCGGGCGTCAGCCCGGCTGGTGCCTGACCAGCAAGCTGCCGTTGCACGATCCGCACGGCAGGATACTGGGCGTGGCCGGTATTTCACGTGACCTGCAGGCGCCGGAAGGCAGCCATCCGGCATACCATCGGCTCGCCGCGGTCGCCAAATATATACAGGACAACTACGCGCAGCCGCTGCACCTGGCACATCTGGCCAAGCTGGCCAATATGTCGGTCGCCCAGATCGAGCGGTACTTTCACAAGATATTCCACCTGACGCCACGCCAGGTGCTGCTCAAGACCCGTCTGGACGCCGCTTCGTCGCTACTGGCAGGCCAGACCAGCATCACAGACATCGCCACCTTGTGCGGCTATAACGACCACAGCGCGTTCACCCGCCAATTCAAGGCGACCGTGGGCCTCACCCCAAGCCAGTACCGCGCGCTGCTGCATCCGGCGACGGCCTGA
- a CDS encoding aldehyde dehydrogenase (NADP(+)), whose protein sequence is MSKTSEIQGRQYIGGTRSALGQPALESRAALDGAPYPVKFFEATQAEVLAAATSAAGAYPVYRRLSAAARADFLDAIAAEIDALGDDFISEVQRETALPAARLTGERGRTSGQMRLFAKMLRRGDWYGARIDRALPGRQPLPRPDLRQYQIGLGPVAVFGASNFPLAFSVAGGDTAAALAAGCPVVVKAHPGHLVTSERVADAIGRAAARCGMPAGVFNMVYGGNAVSAWLVQAAPIRAVGFTGSLQGGRALFDLAAARPEPIPVFAEMSSINPVIVLPQAQQARAADLARDLAASVALGCGQFCTNPGLVLLLRTPHSGAFIEALRAALQSQASQPMLHAGILANYRAGTQRLRETAGVATLAGGHDGQDEHRAAPHLFVADKALLLSGAATIQEEVFGPSTVVVELDDEAELLAGIAHLHGQLTATLIGEAAELPHYRAVLAALEEKVGRVLLNGFPTGVEVCDAMVHGGPYPATTDARGTSVGTLAIARFLRPVCYQNTPDALLPPALQDANPLGLLRLVDGEPTREPIAPAL, encoded by the coding sequence ATGAGCAAGACGAGCGAGATTCAGGGTCGCCAATATATCGGCGGCACCCGCAGCGCCCTTGGGCAGCCCGCGCTGGAGAGCCGCGCGGCACTGGACGGCGCACCCTATCCGGTGAAATTCTTCGAGGCTACGCAAGCCGAGGTGCTGGCCGCAGCAACCAGCGCGGCCGGCGCTTATCCAGTCTATCGCCGACTGAGCGCCGCCGCCCGCGCGGATTTTCTCGATGCCATCGCCGCCGAGATCGATGCGCTGGGAGACGACTTCATCAGCGAAGTGCAGCGCGAAACGGCACTGCCTGCCGCCCGCCTGACGGGCGAACGGGGCCGCACCTCGGGCCAGATGCGGCTGTTCGCGAAGATGCTGCGACGTGGCGACTGGTACGGCGCACGCATCGATCGGGCGCTGCCGGGCCGCCAGCCGCTGCCGCGCCCCGATCTGCGCCAATACCAGATCGGACTCGGCCCGGTGGCGGTATTCGGCGCCAGCAATTTCCCGCTCGCGTTTTCAGTCGCCGGCGGCGATACCGCGGCTGCCCTGGCGGCTGGCTGCCCGGTGGTAGTCAAGGCGCATCCGGGCCACCTGGTCACCTCCGAGCGTGTGGCCGACGCGATCGGCCGGGCCGCCGCTCGGTGCGGCATGCCGGCAGGCGTGTTCAACATGGTCTACGGCGGCAATGCGGTGAGCGCCTGGCTGGTGCAGGCCGCGCCGATCCGCGCGGTCGGTTTCACCGGTTCGCTGCAGGGCGGCCGCGCCCTGTTCGACCTGGCGGCGGCCCGCCCCGAACCGATTCCGGTCTTCGCCGAGATGTCGAGCATCAATCCGGTCATCGTCCTGCCGCAGGCGCAGCAAGCCCGCGCGGCCGACCTCGCCAGGGATCTCGCCGCATCGGTGGCGCTGGGCTGCGGCCAGTTCTGCACCAATCCCGGCCTGGTTCTGCTGCTGCGCACGCCGCACAGCGGCGCGTTCATCGAGGCGTTGCGCGCCGCACTGCAAAGCCAGGCCTCGCAGCCGATGCTGCATGCCGGCATCCTCGCCAACTATCGGGCCGGCACGCAGCGGCTGCGCGAGACCGCCGGCGTTGCAACCCTGGCCGGCGGGCACGACGGGCAGGACGAGCACCGCGCCGCACCGCACCTGTTTGTCGCCGACAAGGCGTTGCTGCTCAGCGGCGCGGCCACCATTCAGGAGGAAGTGTTCGGGCCCTCGACGGTGGTCGTCGAACTCGACGACGAGGCCGAACTGCTCGCCGGCATCGCTCATCTGCACGGCCAGCTCACCGCCACGCTGATCGGCGAGGCGGCAGAATTGCCGCACTACCGTGCGGTACTCGCAGCCCTCGAGGAAAAGGTCGGACGCGTACTGCTCAACGGCTTTCCGACCGGCGTCGAAGTATGCGACGCGATGGTTCATGGCGGGCCCTACCCGGCCACTACCGACGCGCGCGGCACGTCGGTCGGCACGCTGGCAATCGCGAGATTTCTGCGGCCGGTGTGCTACCAGAACACGCCCGATGCGCTGCTGCCGCCGGCGCTGCAGGACGCCAATCCGCTCGGCCTGCTGCGGCTGGTCGACGGCGAGCCGACCCGCGAGCCGATCGCGCCGGCTCTCTGA
- a CDS encoding NAD(P)/FAD-dependent oxidoreductase, which produces MILYFDILIIGAGPAGLSAAAVAAGCGARVGIVDDNPLPGGQIWRQGPAHPPAVPARALLEQLAGHPNVMRLSGTRVVQSLGPGRLLAEDAQQSLMLGYGKLILATGARERFLPFPGWTLPGVTGAGGLQALIKGGTPVRGQRVVMAGSGPLLWAAAASARAAGARIVAIVEQAPAPAVARFARALVHTPAKLTQALRLRLGLWQTPYWRGAYVTAAHGDARLDHVTIRRQGRETLVPCDRLGCAYGLLSNTEVAAALGCRLDLDAANANAPVIAVDAWQASSVADVFAAGECTGVGGMELAAVEGRIAAYAALGQRDEARRSFPARERYRQFAARLHAAFALDPVLRSLARADTLLCRCEDVTFGQAAAHDSWRSAKLHTRCGMGPCQGKVCGSAAGFCLGWQTPGTQAPRPPFAPARIDTLMQGESNS; this is translated from the coding sequence ATGATCTTATATTTCGACATCCTGATTATCGGCGCGGGTCCGGCCGGCCTGTCGGCCGCGGCAGTTGCCGCCGGCTGCGGCGCGCGGGTGGGTATCGTCGACGACAACCCGCTGCCGGGCGGCCAAATCTGGCGCCAGGGTCCGGCTCATCCACCTGCGGTCCCGGCGCGCGCCCTGCTCGAGCAGTTGGCGGGACATCCGAACGTCATGCGCCTGAGCGGCACGCGCGTGGTGCAGTCGCTGGGCCCGGGTCGCCTGCTGGCCGAAGATGCGCAGCAAAGCCTGATGCTCGGCTACGGCAAGCTGATTCTCGCCACCGGCGCGCGCGAGCGCTTTTTGCCGTTTCCCGGCTGGACCTTGCCGGGCGTGACCGGCGCCGGCGGCCTGCAGGCGCTGATCAAGGGCGGCACGCCAGTGCGCGGCCAGCGCGTCGTGATGGCGGGCTCGGGCCCGCTGCTGTGGGCTGCGGCGGCCAGCGCACGCGCGGCAGGCGCACGCATCGTGGCCATCGTCGAACAGGCGCCGGCGCCGGCCGTAGCGCGCTTTGCCAGAGCGCTGGTGCATACGCCGGCCAAGCTCACGCAGGCGCTGCGCCTGCGGCTGGGCCTGTGGCAAACCCCTTATTGGCGCGGCGCCTACGTCACGGCCGCGCATGGCGACGCACGCCTCGACCACGTCACGATCCGGCGCCAGGGTCGCGAGACACTTGTGCCTTGCGACCGGCTGGGTTGCGCCTACGGCCTGCTGTCGAACACCGAGGTCGCAGCGGCATTGGGATGCCGGCTCGACCTCGACGCGGCCAATGCGAACGCGCCGGTGATCGCGGTCGACGCTTGGCAGGCGAGCTCTGTAGCCGATGTATTCGCCGCCGGCGAATGTACCGGCGTGGGTGGCATGGAATTGGCGGCCGTGGAGGGACGCATCGCCGCATACGCCGCGCTCGGCCAGCGCGACGAGGCACGGCGCAGCTTCCCGGCGCGCGAGCGCTATCGGCAATTCGCCGCACGCTTGCACGCCGCCTTCGCACTCGACCCCGTGCTGCGCTCGCTCGCGCGTGCCGACACATTGCTGTGCCGCTGCGAAGACGTTACCTTCGGCCAGGCCGCCGCGCACGATTCGTGGCGCAGTGCCAAATTGCACACGCGCTGCGGCATGGGGCCGTGTCAAGGTAAAGTGTGCGGCAGCGCCGCCGGCTTTTGTCTCGGCTGGCAAACCCCAGGAACTCAAGCACCGCGCCCGCCCTTTGCGCCGGCGCGTATCGATACCTTGATGCAAGGTGAATCAAATTCGTGA
- a CDS encoding (2Fe-2S)-binding protein, with amino-acid sequence MAETITLEIDARTLSVPAGSTVAAAIARASDNAGVLTRRSVGGAVRGPLCGMGICQECRVTIDGRPHRLACQTLCTPGMVVITARS; translated from the coding sequence ATGGCTGAGACCATTACGCTCGAGATCGACGCACGCACGCTCAGCGTGCCGGCCGGCAGCACCGTCGCCGCCGCCATCGCGCGCGCCAGCGACAATGCCGGCGTGCTCACGCGCCGCTCGGTCGGCGGCGCAGTGCGCGGGCCGCTGTGCGGCATGGGCATCTGCCAGGAATGCCGTGTGACGATCGATGGCCGCCCGCACCGCCTGGCGTGTCAAACCCTATGTACCCCCGGCATGGTCGTCATCACCGCACGTTCATGA
- a CDS encoding NAD(P)/FAD-dependent oxidoreductase, with amino-acid sequence MNTPVPDVAIVGAGIVGAACAHELAARGLHVMVIDRAGVGTGTTAAGMGHLVVMDDSPAEFALSAYSRALWLALAPRLEARHAFVKCGTLWVAADDEELALAQTRQQALEAQGIACHMLDADQVREAEPELRDGLAGGMVVPDDAVVYAPTVAAWLLAQPVAGRIDTRLASEVVALERDGVRLADGSSIAAGAVLLANGIQAPELLPGLPLQAKKGHLLITDRYPGMVHHQILELGYIKSAHHQSGTSVAFNVQPRPTGQLLIGSSRQFDSLDAAIDQAVLARMLRRAAEYLPNLPALQAIRAWTGFRPASSDGLPLIGPAALDTPHPATWLALGHEGLGVTTALGTARLIAAQMLRTQAPLDAAPYLPARFARPGVAHG; translated from the coding sequence ATGAACACGCCTGTACCCGATGTCGCGATCGTCGGCGCCGGCATCGTCGGCGCCGCGTGCGCCCACGAGCTGGCCGCGCGCGGGCTGCACGTGATGGTGATCGACCGTGCCGGCGTCGGCACCGGCACCACCGCGGCCGGCATGGGTCATTTGGTCGTGATGGACGACTCGCCCGCGGAGTTCGCGCTCAGCGCCTATTCGCGCGCGCTCTGGCTGGCGCTCGCGCCGCGCCTGGAGGCCCGTCATGCGTTCGTCAAATGCGGCACGCTATGGGTCGCCGCCGACGACGAGGAGCTCGCGCTGGCGCAAACCCGCCAGCAGGCGCTCGAGGCCCAGGGCATTGCCTGCCACATGCTCGACGCCGACCAGGTGCGCGAGGCCGAACCGGAATTGCGCGACGGCCTGGCCGGCGGCATGGTGGTGCCCGACGACGCCGTGGTCTATGCGCCGACGGTGGCCGCCTGGCTGCTCGCGCAACCGGTCGCAGGCCGTATCGACACGCGGCTCGCCAGCGAGGTCGTCGCGCTCGAGCGCGACGGCGTTCGGCTGGCCGACGGCAGCAGCATTGCCGCCGGCGCCGTGCTGCTGGCCAATGGCATCCAGGCGCCCGAGCTGCTTCCGGGCCTGCCGCTGCAGGCGAAAAAGGGACATCTGCTGATCACCGACCGCTACCCCGGCATGGTGCACCACCAAATCCTCGAACTCGGCTACATCAAGAGCGCCCATCATCAGAGCGGCACTTCGGTCGCCTTTAACGTACAGCCGCGCCCGACCGGCCAGTTGCTGATCGGCTCGTCGCGCCAGTTCGATAGCCTCGATGCGGCGATCGATCAAGCGGTCCTGGCGCGCATGCTGCGGCGCGCCGCCGAATACCTGCCGAATCTCCCGGCGCTGCAGGCGATTCGCGCCTGGACAGGGTTTCGCCCAGCCTCCAGCGACGGCCTGCCGCTGATCGGCCCGGCCGCGCTCGATACGCCACATCCCGCGACCTGGCTCGCGCTCGGCCACGAAGGACTGGGTGTCACCACGGCGCTGGGCACCGCCCGATTGATTGCCGCCCAGATGCTGCGCACGCAGGCGCCGCTGGACGCCGCGCCTTACCTGCCGGCGCGCTTCGCTCGCCCGGGAGTCGCTCATGGCTGA
- a CDS encoding 4-hydroxyproline epimerase: MGVMKTLTVIDSHTGGEPTRLVTAGGPDLGNGPLRERLAIFQRDFDRIRAGIVNEPRGSDVMVGALLCEPHDPSCSAGVIFFNNVGFLGMCGHGTIGLIASLAYLGRIAPGAHRIETPVGVVEAELHADGSVTVHNVPAWRYRHAVPLDVPGHGRVHGDVAWGGNWFFLIADHDQVLEFQHVDALTDYTWAVRQALEANGITGAEGALIDHIELFVKSPKAGIDSRNFVLCPGKAYDRSPCGTGTSAKVACLAADGKLAPGATWRQESIIGSMFEASYALDPALPAGQVLPSIRGNAHISAQATLIFADDDPFAWGIQAV; the protein is encoded by the coding sequence ATAGGCGTTATGAAAACCTTAACCGTTATCGACTCCCATACCGGCGGCGAACCGACCCGCCTGGTCACCGCCGGCGGCCCCGACCTGGGCAACGGCCCGCTGCGAGAGCGGCTGGCGATCTTCCAGCGCGACTTCGACCGGATTCGCGCCGGCATCGTCAACGAGCCGCGCGGCTCCGACGTCATGGTCGGCGCGCTGCTGTGCGAGCCGCACGACCCAAGCTGCTCGGCCGGCGTGATTTTTTTCAACAACGTCGGCTTTCTCGGCATGTGCGGCCACGGCACCATCGGCCTGATCGCATCGCTCGCCTACCTTGGCCGCATCGCACCGGGTGCGCACCGCATCGAGACTCCGGTGGGGGTGGTCGAGGCCGAATTGCATGCCGACGGCAGCGTCACCGTGCATAACGTGCCGGCGTGGCGCTATCGCCATGCCGTGCCGCTGGATGTGCCCGGCCACGGCCGCGTGCATGGCGACGTCGCCTGGGGCGGCAACTGGTTCTTCCTCATCGCCGACCACGACCAAGTGCTCGAATTCCAGCACGTCGACGCACTGACCGACTACACCTGGGCGGTACGCCAAGCCCTCGAAGCCAACGGCATCACGGGCGCCGAGGGTGCGCTGATCGACCATATCGAACTGTTTGTCAAATCGCCCAAAGCCGGCATCGACAGCCGCAACTTCGTGCTGTGCCCCGGCAAGGCCTACGATCGTTCGCCGTGCGGTACCGGCACCAGCGCCAAGGTCGCCTGCCTGGCCGCCGACGGCAAGCTTGCGCCGGGCGCGACCTGGCGCCAGGAAAGCATCATCGGCAGCATGTTCGAGGCCAGCTACGCGCTCGATCCGGCGCTGCCTGCCGGGCAGGTGCTGCCGAGCATTCGCGGCAACGCGCACATCAGCGCGCAGGCAACCCTGATATTCGCCGACGACGACCCGTTCGCCTGGGGCATTCAGGCGGTATGA
- a CDS encoding dihydrodipicolinate synthase family protein: MTHLWEGVLPAVTTKFNADYSIDRAGTKKNIEAQIDAGVDGIIVCGSLGEASTLSLDEKLTVLDVAVDAAAGRVPVLLTVAENSTLDGCRQVAEGAKHGAAGYMVLPGLRYLSDRRETLNHFRTVAEASPLPIMVYNNPLAYGVDVTPDMFAELASEPKFVAIKESCGDVRRITDLINVVGDRYSLLCGVDNLAMEAILMGGHGWVAGLVCAFPRETVVIYRLLKAGRLEEARAIYRWFAPLLKLDVSAKLVQNIKLAEAMVGLGTEHVRLPRLPLVGEERASVEALIRHALETRPTLPDVPAPR; the protein is encoded by the coding sequence ATGACGCATTTGTGGGAAGGTGTATTGCCCGCGGTCACGACAAAATTCAATGCTGATTACAGCATAGACCGTGCTGGCACGAAAAAGAATATCGAAGCGCAGATCGACGCCGGCGTCGACGGCATCATCGTATGCGGCTCCCTGGGCGAGGCCTCGACGCTCTCGCTCGATGAAAAATTGACGGTGCTCGACGTGGCGGTCGACGCCGCGGCCGGTCGCGTGCCGGTCCTGCTGACGGTGGCCGAGAACAGCACGCTCGACGGGTGCCGCCAGGTCGCTGAAGGCGCCAAGCACGGCGCGGCCGGCTATATGGTGCTGCCGGGGCTGCGCTATCTGTCGGACCGCCGCGAGACGCTCAACCATTTCCGTACCGTGGCCGAAGCCAGCCCGCTGCCGATCATGGTCTATAACAATCCGCTGGCCTATGGCGTGGACGTGACACCGGACATGTTCGCCGAACTGGCAAGCGAGCCGAAATTCGTCGCGATCAAGGAATCGTGCGGCGACGTGCGGCGCATCACCGACCTGATCAATGTGGTGGGCGATCGCTACAGCCTGCTGTGCGGTGTCGATAACCTGGCGATGGAAGCGATTCTGATGGGCGGTCACGGCTGGGTTGCCGGCCTGGTTTGCGCCTTCCCGCGCGAGACCGTGGTGATCTATCGCTTGCTCAAGGCCGGTCGGCTGGAAGAGGCGCGCGCGATCTATCGCTGGTTCGCGCCGCTGCTCAAGCTCGATGTCTCGGCCAAGCTGGTGCAGAACATCAAGCTGGCCGAAGCCATGGTGGGCCTGGGCACCGAACACGTGCGCCTGCCGCGCCTGCCGCTGGTCGGCGAGGAGCGCGCCAGCGTCGAAGCCTTGATCCGTCATGCGCTGGAGACGCGGCCGACGCTGCCGGACGTGCCGGCGCCGCGGTGA
- the hemW gene encoding radical SAM family heme chaperone HemW — translation MTTPVQNFLRPGQLKLPALPPLSLYVHFPWCVRKCPYCDFNSHEWKGEGGSTAFPESAYLDALRQDLEHSLPLVWGRPVHTVFIGGGTPSLLSAAGLDRLLSDIRALLPLDADAEITLEANPGTFEADKFRSFRASGVNRLSIGIQSFNDRHLQALGRIHDAAEARHAIDIAQRHFDNFNLDLMFALPSQTLAECRQDVETALGFAPPHLSLYHLTLEPNTLFHKYPPSLPDEDASADMQEWIHQRTAEAGFAHYEVSAYGQPHRQSRHNLNYWRFGDYLGIGAGAHGKLSFPHRIVRQVRHRHPQQYIAQCAAGTPLQEEHEVTAQELPFEFMLNALRLTEGVPTDTFADRTGLSVAQIAKPLAAAVAKGLLVDDPGRIAPTPLGLRFLNDLQALFLPT, via the coding sequence ATGACTACCCCGGTGCAGAATTTCCTGCGGCCCGGCCAGCTCAAGCTGCCGGCCCTGCCGCCGCTGTCGCTGTATGTGCATTTCCCGTGGTGCGTGCGCAAATGCCCGTACTGCGATTTCAATTCGCACGAGTGGAAGGGCGAAGGCGGCAGCACCGCATTCCCCGAATCGGCCTACCTCGACGCCCTGCGCCAGGATCTCGAACACAGCCTGCCGCTGGTGTGGGGCCGGCCGGTGCACACTGTATTCATCGGCGGCGGCACCCCCAGCCTGCTGTCGGCCGCCGGGCTCGACCGGCTGCTCTCCGACATCCGCGCGCTGCTGCCGCTCGACGCCGACGCCGAAATCACGCTCGAAGCCAACCCCGGCACCTTCGAGGCGGACAAATTCCGCAGCTTTCGTGCCAGTGGCGTCAACCGCCTGTCGATCGGCATCCAGAGCTTCAACGATCGCCACCTGCAGGCGCTCGGGCGCATTCACGATGCCGCCGAGGCCCGCCACGCGATCGACATCGCGCAGCGTCATTTCGACAACTTCAACCTGGATCTGATGTTTGCGCTGCCCTCGCAGACGCTGGCCGAATGCCGGCAGGACGTCGAGACGGCGCTGGGCTTCGCGCCGCCGCATCTGTCGCTCTACCACCTGACGCTCGAACCCAATACGCTGTTTCACAAGTACCCGCCCAGCCTGCCAGACGAAGATGCTTCGGCCGACATGCAGGAATGGATCCACCAGCGCACTGCCGAGGCCGGCTTCGCGCATTACGAGGTGTCCGCCTATGGCCAGCCGCACCGCCAATCGCGCCACAACCTCAACTACTGGCGTTTCGGCGACTACCTCGGCATTGGCGCCGGCGCGCACGGCAAACTGTCGTTTCCGCATCGCATCGTGCGCCAGGTCCGACACCGGCATCCGCAGCAATACATCGCACAGTGCGCGGCCGGCACGCCGCTGCAGGAAGAACATGAAGTCACCGCGCAGGAACTGCCGTTCGAATTCATGCTGAACGCCCTGCGCCTGACCGAGGGCGTGCCCACCGACACCTTCGCCGACCGCACCGGCCTGTCGGTCGCCCAAATTGCCAAGCCGCTGGCCGCAGCCGTCGCCAAAGGATTGCTGGTCGACGATCCGGGCCGCATCGCCCCCACGCCGCTCGGGCTGCGCTTTCTCAACGACCTGCAGGCGCTGTTCCTGCCCACCTGA
- the rdgB gene encoding RdgB/HAM1 family non-canonical purine NTP pyrophosphatase, whose amino-acid sequence MLDRIVLASNNPGKLREFDALFKPLGIELVPQGALGVSEADEPHVTFIENALAKARHASAATGLPALADDSGLCVAALHGAPGVYSARYASLVGKTKSDAANNAHLIEQLAAHPGAGERTACYYCALALVRRADDPLPIIAEGRWDGQIIDLARGTHGFGYDPHFFIPALGQTAAELSPDVKNEVSHRARALRQLIEKLGQTT is encoded by the coding sequence ATGCTCGACCGCATCGTATTGGCCTCCAACAATCCGGGCAAACTGCGCGAATTCGACGCGCTATTCAAGCCGCTGGGCATCGAACTGGTGCCGCAAGGCGCGCTCGGCGTGAGCGAGGCGGACGAGCCGCACGTGACCTTTATCGAAAATGCGCTGGCCAAGGCGCGTCACGCCAGCGCCGCCACCGGACTGCCGGCCCTGGCCGACGATTCCGGCTTGTGCGTGGCGGCCTTGCACGGCGCGCCCGGCGTCTATTCGGCGCGCTACGCGAGCCTCGTCGGCAAAACCAAATCCGACGCGGCCAACAACGCGCATCTGATCGAGCAGCTCGCCGCGCATCCGGGCGCCGGCGAGCGCACCGCCTGCTACTACTGCGCGCTGGCGCTGGTGCGACGCGCCGACGACCCCCTGCCGATCATCGCCGAAGGCCGCTGGGACGGACAGATCATCGACCTCGCGCGCGGCACGCACGGCTTCGGCTACGATCCGCACTTTTTCATTCCGGCACTCGGCCAGACCGCGGCCGAACTGTCGCCCGACGTGAAAAACGAAGTCAGCCACCGGGCGCGCGCGCTGCGCCAACTGATCGAGAAACTGGGGCAAACGACGTGA